From the Primulina tabacum isolate GXHZ01 chromosome 3, ASM2559414v2, whole genome shotgun sequence genome, one window contains:
- the LOC142540490 gene encoding rhomboid-like protein 19 isoform X1, which translates to MSSPQRTSSCFRLRFFRFDCEFNNSISTANFRIRPNPNSNPFFPQDELCTALGRHDVLWIYKALQRDGGSADRRSHCCSVFALCCFLSCSYSSQVVISTIGLLFLGKLLEPIWGSREFLKFIFAVNFLTSVCVFITAISLYYITREESYLYVPISGFQGVLSGLLVGIKQITPDQELSWLKLKAKWLPSLALLVAVVVSFFNVESASSLPTLIFGTYIGWIYLRYWQHNTEMKRRGDSSDDFAFSTFFPDFLRPVINPVAAIFERMLCGRRSETSEESRVYTLGGSSFPGSDPIEASRRRQRGARALEERLGSERLAAAGTTEEKRNEDATENV; encoded by the exons atgtctTCGCCTCAACGAACCAGTTCGTGTTTTAGGCTCAGGTTCTTCAGATTTGATTGCGAATTCAACAATTCGATATCAACAGCCAACTTTAGAATCCGACCAAACCCTAATTCAAACCCATTTTTTCCCCAAGATGAGCTCTGCACAGCTCTCGGGA ggCACGATGTTCTCTGGATTTACAAGGCTCTGCAAAGGGATGGCGGCAGTGCTGATCGGCGGTCACATTGTTGTTCAGTTTTTGCCCTCTGCTGTTTCTTATCTTGCTCTTATTCCAGCCAA GTAGTCATCAGCACCATTGGTCTTCTTTTCCTCGGAAAGCTACTTGAACCTATATGGGGTTCTAGAGAATTTTTGAAGTTCATTTTTGCTGTTAACTTTCTGACATCAGTCTGTGTTTTCATCACAGCTATTTCCTTGTACTACATTACAAGGGAGGAAAGTTACCT CTATGTGCCTATTTCTGGTTTCCAAGGGGTTCTTTCAGGGTTATTAGTTGGCATCAAGCAAATAACACCTGATCAAGAGCTATCTTGGTTGAAGTTAAAAGCAAAA TGGTTGCCTTCTCTAGCATTGTTGGTGGCTGTGGTTGTAAGTTTTTTTAATGTGGAGTCTGCCTCATCTCTTCCTACCTTAATATTTGGCACCTACATAGGTTGGATTTACCTCAGATACTGGCAGCATAATACAGAGATGAAACGAAGAGGCGACTCAAGTGATGATTTCGCATTTTCTACCTTCTTTCCTGATTTTTTAAG ACCTGTCATTAATCCGGTTGCTGCAATTTTTGAACGGATGCTTTGTGGAAGAAGATCTGAAACCTCTGAAGAGTCCAGGGTCTACACTTTAGGGGGTTCCTCGTTTCCTGGTTCAGATCCCATCGAAGCATCTAGGAGGAG GCAGAGAGGTGCGCGTGCGCTGGAAGAACGATTGGGATCAGAGAGACTGGCTGCCGCAGGAACGACAGAGGAGAAACGGAACGAAGATGCGACCGAAAATGTTTAA
- the LOC142540491 gene encoding uncharacterized protein LOC142540491 isoform X2, protein MASVSTMFPVACSTSASPRVRKKHHSHKSSKEVDFNNQNLGKNGGALGNVVEVVRTDVSFICKGLSRGLQWANKSFRIPEISKSVEDLIWLRNVEDPRASSLRFPSRPQPYYPELLGIDLFLADLKALEVYAIYIYYLSKMWTKPLPETYDLQEVTDYFTMRPHIVVLRLLEVFTAFVSAAIKSRISGINSASNKDAGENISKYNFGIILKETMLNLGPTFIKAGQSLSTRPDMIGSEISKALSELHDQIPPFPRAEAMKIVEEDLGSPVDAFFSYFSKEPVAAASFGQVYEASTLDGFRVAVKVQRPNLRHVVVRDIYILRLGLGLLQKIAKRKSDPRLYADELGKGLLGELDYNLEAANALEFMEVHSRFPFICVPKVVQHLTTKRVLTMEWMAGDSPSELIHVSSKESKEKLLDLVNKGVEASLIQLLETGLLHADPHPGNLRYLSSGKIGFLDFGLVCRMEKRHQFAMLASIVHIVNGDWASLVYDLTEMDVIRPGTNIQLFTMVLGKIWSIALKYHCRMPPYFILVLRSLASLEGLATAADPTFKTFEAACPFVVQKLLVDDSPPARRVLHSVVFNRRREFQWNRLALFLRVGATRNRLLSLLPSTTRASLGHPVQVAPEVDMANLVFRLLPSKNGFVLRRLLMSADGTSLIRAAVSKEASPFHRQFCMALADTIYKWMCQALVKRFNLSRLSSILMVASEAKYRSIGSTRLTSPSEYESILRDRRLRVIFSKATYSARKDRILMLKFCWSSFVMFFVASALACHRVFVSLSEAYMGSSYPSKQIAMVV, encoded by the exons ATGGCTTCAGTATCAACGATGTTTCCTGTCGCTTGTTCGACATCAGCCAGTCCGAGAGTAAGGAAGAAGCATCACTCGCACAAAAGCAGTAAAGAGGTCGATTTTAACAACCAAAATTTGGGTAAAAATGGTGGGGCGCTGGGGAATGTCGTGGAAGTGGTTCGAACCGATGTGAGTTTTATTTGTAAAGGGTTGAGCAGAGGCTTGCAATGGGCGAATAAATCGTTTCGGATTCCGGAGATTTCGAAATCAGTGGAGGATTTAATATGGCTGCGGAATGTAGAGGATCCACGTGCGTCATCATTACGTTTTCCCTCTCGGCCTCAGCCTTATTATCCTG AACTCTTGGGTATTGATTTGTTTCTGGCTGATCTTAAAGCTCTCGAGGTATATGCTATCTATATTTACTATCTCTCCAAGATGTGGACAAAACCACTTCCGGAGACCTATGATCTGCAAGAAGTTACTGATTATTTCACTATGCGGCCACATATAGTGGTTCTCCGACTTCTCGAG GTCTTTACTGCCTTTGTTTCCGCTGCAATCAAATCCAGGATCTCAGGGATCAATTCAGCTAGCAACAAGGATGCTGGTGAAAATATTTCCAAATACAACTTTGGGATAATATTAAAAGAAACAATGCTAAATTTGGGTCCCACTTTTATAAAAG CTGGTCAGTCCCTTTCTACAAGGCCAGATATGATCGGTTCTGAAATATCAAAG GCATTATCAGAACTACATGATCAAATCCCACCTTTCCCCAGGGCTGAAGCCATGAAGATTGTTGAGGAAGATTTAGGTTCTCCTGTTGATGCATTCTTCAGCTATTTCTCCAAAGAGCCGGTAGCTGCAGCTTCATTTGGGCAG GTTTACGAGGCAAGTACTCTTGATGGGTTTCGAGTTGCTGTGAAAGTTCAGCGTCCTAACTTACGCCATGTGGTTGTTCGAGATATATACATTCTTCGCTTAGGG CTGGGACTACTTCAGAAGATAGCCAAAAGAAAAAGTGACCCTCGATTGTATGCTGATGAACTTGGAAAAGGGTTGCTTGGGGAGTTAGATTACAACTTGGAGGCTGCAAATGCTTTAGAATTCATG GAAGTTCATTCTCGCTTTCCGTTTATTTGTGTGCCTAAAGTAGTTCAGCATTTGACCACAAAAAGAGTTCTAACTATGGAATGGATGGCTGGGGACAGTCCGAGCGAGTTGATACATGTATCTTCAAAAGAATCCAAGGAAAAGCTTCTGGATTTG GTCAACAAAGGAGTAGAGGCATCACTGATTCAGCTTCTTGAGACTGGCTTGTTGCATGCGGACCCACATCCTGGAAATTTACGTTACTTATCATCCGGGAAAATTGG ATTCCTTGATTTTGGCTTGGTTTGTCGGATGGAGAAGAGACATCAATTTGCTATGCTTGCTTCCATTGTGCACATAGTGAATGGTGATTGGGCATCCCTCGTGTATGATTTGACTGAAATGGATGTTATAAGACCGGGAACTAATATACAACTTTTCACCATG GTTCTGGGAAAAATATGGTCTATAGCATTGAAGTATCATTGCCGCATGCCACCATACTTCATACTTGTCCTGCGTTCTCTTGCTTCTCTAGAAG GATTGGCAACTGCTGCAGATCCAACATTCAAGACATTTGAAGCCGCATGCCCTTTTGTTGTCCAAAAACTTCTTGTTGATGATTCTCCTCCTGCCAGGAGAGTTTTACATTCG GTAGTATTTAACAGAAGGAGAGAATTTCAATGGAATAGGCTTGCACTTTTCTTAAGAGTTGGAGCAACCAG GAACCGGTTGCTCTCGTTGCTGCCATCAACTACTAGAGCTTCTCTTGGTCATCCAGTGCAAGTTGCCCCTGAAGTTGATATGGCAAATCTGGTTTTCAGACTTCTGCCGTCTAAAAATGGTTTTGTTCTGAGACGACTTTTAATGAGTGCA GATGGAACTTCATTGATACGGGCAGCAGTTTCGAAGGAGGCGAGTCCTTTCCATCGACAATTTTGCATGGCCCTTGCTGATACAATATACAAATGGATGTGTCAAGCGCTAGTAAAGCGTTTCAATCTTTCCAGATTAAGCTCCATACTGATGGTGGCAAGTGAAGCCAAGTACAGAAGTATAGGTTCTACCAGACTAACTTCTCCAAGTGAGTATGAATCCATCCTTCGAGATAGAAGACTAAGAGTTATTTTCTCAAAGGCAACATATTCTGCTCGAAAAGACCGGATATTAATGCTGAAATTCTGTTGGTCTTCATTTGTAATGTTCTTTGTGGCATCAGCCTTGGCTTGCCATCGTGTATTTGTCTCTCTCAGTGAAGCTTACATGGGTTCATCCTATCCTTCCAAGCAAATTGCAATGGTGGTATAG
- the LOC142540490 gene encoding rhomboid-like protein 19 isoform X2 produces the protein MSSAQLSGGTMFSGFTRLCKGMAAVLIGGHIVVQFLPSAVSYLALIPAKTIPFAWNLITAGYIEQSIYGVVISTIGLLFLGKLLEPIWGSREFLKFIFAVNFLTSVCVFITAISLYYITREESYLYVPISGFQGVLSGLLVGIKQITPDQELSWLKLKAKWLPSLALLVAVVVSFFNVESASSLPTLIFGTYIGWIYLRYWQHNTEMKRRGDSSDDFAFSTFFPDFLRPVINPVAAIFERMLCGRRSETSEESRVYTLGGSSFPGSDPIEASRRRQRGARALEERLGSERLAAAGTTEEKRNEDATENV, from the exons ATGAGCTCTGCACAGCTCTCGGGA ggCACGATGTTCTCTGGATTTACAAGGCTCTGCAAAGGGATGGCGGCAGTGCTGATCGGCGGTCACATTGTTGTTCAGTTTTTGCCCTCTGCTGTTTCTTATCTTGCTCTTATTCCAGCCAA GACCATTCCTTTTGCTTGGAACCTCATTACAGCTGGTTACATTGAGCAATCAATATATGGA GTAGTCATCAGCACCATTGGTCTTCTTTTCCTCGGAAAGCTACTTGAACCTATATGGGGTTCTAGAGAATTTTTGAAGTTCATTTTTGCTGTTAACTTTCTGACATCAGTCTGTGTTTTCATCACAGCTATTTCCTTGTACTACATTACAAGGGAGGAAAGTTACCT CTATGTGCCTATTTCTGGTTTCCAAGGGGTTCTTTCAGGGTTATTAGTTGGCATCAAGCAAATAACACCTGATCAAGAGCTATCTTGGTTGAAGTTAAAAGCAAAA TGGTTGCCTTCTCTAGCATTGTTGGTGGCTGTGGTTGTAAGTTTTTTTAATGTGGAGTCTGCCTCATCTCTTCCTACCTTAATATTTGGCACCTACATAGGTTGGATTTACCTCAGATACTGGCAGCATAATACAGAGATGAAACGAAGAGGCGACTCAAGTGATGATTTCGCATTTTCTACCTTCTTTCCTGATTTTTTAAG ACCTGTCATTAATCCGGTTGCTGCAATTTTTGAACGGATGCTTTGTGGAAGAAGATCTGAAACCTCTGAAGAGTCCAGGGTCTACACTTTAGGGGGTTCCTCGTTTCCTGGTTCAGATCCCATCGAAGCATCTAGGAGGAG GCAGAGAGGTGCGCGTGCGCTGGAAGAACGATTGGGATCAGAGAGACTGGCTGCCGCAGGAACGACAGAGGAGAAACGGAACGAAGATGCGACCGAAAATGTTTAA
- the LOC142540491 gene encoding uncharacterized protein LOC142540491 isoform X1, which translates to MASVSTMFPVACSTSASPRVRKKHHSHKSSKEVDFNNQNLGKNGGALGNVVEVVRTDVSFICKGLSRGLQWANKSFRIPEISKSVEDLIWLRNVEDPRASSLRFPSRPQPYYPELLGIDLFLADLKALEVYAIYIYYLSKMWTKPLPETYDLQEVTDYFTMRPHIVVLRLLEVFTAFVSAAIKSRISGINSASNKDAGENISKYNFGIILKETMLNLGPTFIKAGQSLSTRPDMIGSEISKALSELHDQIPPFPRAEAMKIVEEDLGSPVDAFFSYFSKEPVAAASFGQVYEASTLDGFRVAVKVQRPNLRHVVVRDIYILRLGLGLLQKIAKRKSDPRLYADELGKGLLGELDYNLEAANALEFMEVHSRFPFICVPKVVQHLTTKRVLTMEWMAGDSPSELIHVSSKESKEKLLDLVNKGVEASLIQLLETGLLHADPHPGNLRYLSSGKIGFLDFGLVCRMEKRHQFAMLASIVHIVNGDWASLVYDLTEMDVIRPGTNIQLFTMDLENALGKLEFNGGVPSVKFSLVLGKIWSIALKYHCRMPPYFILVLRSLASLEGLATAADPTFKTFEAACPFVVQKLLVDDSPPARRVLHSVVFNRRREFQWNRLALFLRVGATRNRLLSLLPSTTRASLGHPVQVAPEVDMANLVFRLLPSKNGFVLRRLLMSADGTSLIRAAVSKEASPFHRQFCMALADTIYKWMCQALVKRFNLSRLSSILMVASEAKYRSIGSTRLTSPSEYESILRDRRLRVIFSKATYSARKDRILMLKFCWSSFVMFFVASALACHRVFVSLSEAYMGSSYPSKQIAMVV; encoded by the exons ATGGCTTCAGTATCAACGATGTTTCCTGTCGCTTGTTCGACATCAGCCAGTCCGAGAGTAAGGAAGAAGCATCACTCGCACAAAAGCAGTAAAGAGGTCGATTTTAACAACCAAAATTTGGGTAAAAATGGTGGGGCGCTGGGGAATGTCGTGGAAGTGGTTCGAACCGATGTGAGTTTTATTTGTAAAGGGTTGAGCAGAGGCTTGCAATGGGCGAATAAATCGTTTCGGATTCCGGAGATTTCGAAATCAGTGGAGGATTTAATATGGCTGCGGAATGTAGAGGATCCACGTGCGTCATCATTACGTTTTCCCTCTCGGCCTCAGCCTTATTATCCTG AACTCTTGGGTATTGATTTGTTTCTGGCTGATCTTAAAGCTCTCGAGGTATATGCTATCTATATTTACTATCTCTCCAAGATGTGGACAAAACCACTTCCGGAGACCTATGATCTGCAAGAAGTTACTGATTATTTCACTATGCGGCCACATATAGTGGTTCTCCGACTTCTCGAG GTCTTTACTGCCTTTGTTTCCGCTGCAATCAAATCCAGGATCTCAGGGATCAATTCAGCTAGCAACAAGGATGCTGGTGAAAATATTTCCAAATACAACTTTGGGATAATATTAAAAGAAACAATGCTAAATTTGGGTCCCACTTTTATAAAAG CTGGTCAGTCCCTTTCTACAAGGCCAGATATGATCGGTTCTGAAATATCAAAG GCATTATCAGAACTACATGATCAAATCCCACCTTTCCCCAGGGCTGAAGCCATGAAGATTGTTGAGGAAGATTTAGGTTCTCCTGTTGATGCATTCTTCAGCTATTTCTCCAAAGAGCCGGTAGCTGCAGCTTCATTTGGGCAG GTTTACGAGGCAAGTACTCTTGATGGGTTTCGAGTTGCTGTGAAAGTTCAGCGTCCTAACTTACGCCATGTGGTTGTTCGAGATATATACATTCTTCGCTTAGGG CTGGGACTACTTCAGAAGATAGCCAAAAGAAAAAGTGACCCTCGATTGTATGCTGATGAACTTGGAAAAGGGTTGCTTGGGGAGTTAGATTACAACTTGGAGGCTGCAAATGCTTTAGAATTCATG GAAGTTCATTCTCGCTTTCCGTTTATTTGTGTGCCTAAAGTAGTTCAGCATTTGACCACAAAAAGAGTTCTAACTATGGAATGGATGGCTGGGGACAGTCCGAGCGAGTTGATACATGTATCTTCAAAAGAATCCAAGGAAAAGCTTCTGGATTTG GTCAACAAAGGAGTAGAGGCATCACTGATTCAGCTTCTTGAGACTGGCTTGTTGCATGCGGACCCACATCCTGGAAATTTACGTTACTTATCATCCGGGAAAATTGG ATTCCTTGATTTTGGCTTGGTTTGTCGGATGGAGAAGAGACATCAATTTGCTATGCTTGCTTCCATTGTGCACATAGTGAATGGTGATTGGGCATCCCTCGTGTATGATTTGACTGAAATGGATGTTATAAGACCGGGAACTAATATACAACTTTTCACCATG GACTTGGAGAATGCCCTAGGGAAGTTGGAATTTAACGGTGGAGTTCCTAGTGTTAAGTTTAGTCTG GTTCTGGGAAAAATATGGTCTATAGCATTGAAGTATCATTGCCGCATGCCACCATACTTCATACTTGTCCTGCGTTCTCTTGCTTCTCTAGAAG GATTGGCAACTGCTGCAGATCCAACATTCAAGACATTTGAAGCCGCATGCCCTTTTGTTGTCCAAAAACTTCTTGTTGATGATTCTCCTCCTGCCAGGAGAGTTTTACATTCG GTAGTATTTAACAGAAGGAGAGAATTTCAATGGAATAGGCTTGCACTTTTCTTAAGAGTTGGAGCAACCAG GAACCGGTTGCTCTCGTTGCTGCCATCAACTACTAGAGCTTCTCTTGGTCATCCAGTGCAAGTTGCCCCTGAAGTTGATATGGCAAATCTGGTTTTCAGACTTCTGCCGTCTAAAAATGGTTTTGTTCTGAGACGACTTTTAATGAGTGCA GATGGAACTTCATTGATACGGGCAGCAGTTTCGAAGGAGGCGAGTCCTTTCCATCGACAATTTTGCATGGCCCTTGCTGATACAATATACAAATGGATGTGTCAAGCGCTAGTAAAGCGTTTCAATCTTTCCAGATTAAGCTCCATACTGATGGTGGCAAGTGAAGCCAAGTACAGAAGTATAGGTTCTACCAGACTAACTTCTCCAAGTGAGTATGAATCCATCCTTCGAGATAGAAGACTAAGAGTTATTTTCTCAAAGGCAACATATTCTGCTCGAAAAGACCGGATATTAATGCTGAAATTCTGTTGGTCTTCATTTGTAATGTTCTTTGTGGCATCAGCCTTGGCTTGCCATCGTGTATTTGTCTCTCTCAGTGAAGCTTACATGGGTTCATCCTATCCTTCCAAGCAAATTGCAATGGTGGTATAG